One genomic region from Mesorhizobium terrae encodes:
- a CDS encoding AAA family ATPase — translation MNGNSVSHAVRPGSVAPLKNVASCLALVDTLVHRAPHLPNIGVFSGFSGYGKSMAAQYCWNRTGALFVEVFDFWTRKKFCQALLAELGVAQPRGTIGDMMDEIIARLGDDPARPVIIDEADKLVDKGMIELVRDINKAAQVPVLLVGEELLPQKLEQHERVHNRVLEWVLAQPCDLADARALADFLYPRLGISDELLDLIREQTGGKARKIATTLNAAASFALTAGVGELTIANYRGRVFTGETPKRFSARRAA, via the coding sequence ATGAACGGAAATTCTGTGTCGCATGCGGTGAGGCCGGGTTCGGTGGCGCCGCTCAAGAATGTCGCATCGTGCCTGGCGCTGGTCGATACGCTGGTGCACCGGGCGCCGCATCTGCCCAATATCGGCGTCTTTTCCGGCTTCTCCGGCTACGGCAAGTCGATGGCGGCGCAATATTGCTGGAACCGCACCGGCGCGCTGTTCGTCGAGGTGTTCGATTTCTGGACCCGCAAGAAGTTCTGTCAGGCGCTGCTGGCAGAGCTCGGCGTGGCGCAGCCGCGCGGCACCATCGGCGACATGATGGACGAGATCATCGCCCGCCTCGGCGACGACCCGGCGCGGCCCGTCATCATCGACGAGGCCGACAAGCTGGTCGACAAGGGCATGATCGAACTGGTGCGCGACATCAACAAGGCGGCCCAAGTACCTGTTTTGCTTGTCGGCGAGGAATTGCTACCGCAGAAACTGGAGCAGCATGAGCGCGTGCACAACCGCGTGCTGGAATGGGTGCTGGCGCAGCCCTGCGACCTCGCCGATGCGCGCGCGCTGGCCGATTTCCTCTATCCGCGTCTCGGCATCAGCGACGAACTGCTCGACCTGATCCGCGAGCAGACCGGCGGCAAGGCACGAAAGATCGCCACGACGCTGAACGCCGCCGCCTCCTTCGCGCTGACCGCCGGTGTCGGCGAGCTCACCATCGCCAATTATCGCGGCCGCGTCTTCACCGGCGAGACGCCAAAACGCTTTTCGGCGCGGAGGGCCGCCTGA
- a CDS encoding DDE-type integrase/transposase/recombinase, with protein MKVWFTAAEFAALAAAGELPGLPTTKRGMNMLIAREGWDRHASLCRRREGREGGGGTEFHLDLLPLSARLAHAGRHCRIEQDDVRPVLTGGDGLTMRARGERDARLALTAVADRFRREQGLSLAAADDLVANLFNSRSIALPAWVQTQVKRASGRSLARWRSARDAGQADRLGHDPAVARKGSSQLDRALDGQVRSVLLAAIAKMPFLSAGRALELIRDRFGDTFEAPALRTLQRQLAIWRRDYSHELMLLTDPDGFRSRIEYAAVGATRAERLNQLWQIDASPADIMLKEGRHSIYLAIDAFSRRIKVLATPTPRAAGVGLLMRKCLLAWGVPEKVKTDNGSDFTAQATERLFALLGIETELSPPYQPRSKGMVERAIGTFQRDLAGLPGFVGHSVADRKKLEGRKAFAQRLGADPSELFGVDMDLADFQAWCDDWADTIYASTPHEGLGRRTPFQAAASFSGPIRRIDNLAALDILLAPVAGKDGLRTVAKTGIRIDGAHYLSGSVMPGRTVFCRMDPADMGRILLFEPDGTSFLGEAVCPELAGLDPVSTIARVKAAQKAHLDGRIKDIRQEMRRIGPRAVADAMRRAGEKRAGNLVAFPRPTQAHVTPALDAAARASARNEPAALSEEAADIHARLLADASPAVVALPETREQRFRRALDIEERVGRGEPARPQDLVWLGGYRQGSEYRAMRQMLDEFGRAALSL; from the coding sequence ATGAAGGTCTGGTTCACCGCCGCCGAATTCGCCGCCCTTGCCGCCGCCGGCGAACTGCCCGGCCTGCCGACGACCAAACGCGGCATGAACATGCTGATCGCGCGGGAAGGCTGGGACCGGCACGCCAGCCTGTGCCGCCGGCGCGAAGGCCGCGAAGGCGGCGGCGGCACCGAGTTCCATCTCGACCTGTTGCCGCTGTCGGCCAGGCTTGCCCATGCCGGCCGCCATTGCCGCATCGAACAGGACGATGTGCGGCCGGTGCTGACCGGTGGCGATGGCTTGACCATGCGGGCGCGCGGCGAGCGCGACGCCAGGCTGGCGCTCACCGCCGTGGCCGACCGTTTCCGCCGCGAGCAGGGGCTATCGCTGGCCGCCGCCGACGATCTTGTGGCAAACCTGTTCAACAGTCGTTCAATCGCGCTTCCGGCCTGGGTGCAGACGCAGGTCAAGCGTGCCAGCGGTCGTTCGCTGGCACGCTGGCGCTCGGCCCGCGACGCCGGCCAGGCCGACCGGCTCGGCCACGATCCGGCCGTCGCGCGCAAGGGATCGAGCCAGCTCGACCGGGCGCTGGACGGCCAGGTGCGCAGTGTGCTCCTGGCCGCGATCGCCAAGATGCCGTTCCTTTCGGCCGGCCGGGCGCTGGAGCTGATCCGTGATCGCTTCGGCGATACCTTCGAGGCGCCGGCGCTCAGAACGCTGCAGCGCCAGCTCGCCATCTGGCGCCGGGACTACAGTCACGAGCTGATGCTGCTCACCGATCCCGACGGGTTCCGCAGCCGCATCGAATATGCGGCGGTAGGCGCGACCAGGGCCGAGCGGCTCAACCAGCTCTGGCAAATCGACGCCTCGCCGGCCGACATCATGCTGAAGGAAGGCCGCCATTCGATCTATCTGGCGATCGACGCCTTTTCCCGCCGCATCAAGGTGCTGGCGACACCGACACCACGCGCCGCCGGCGTCGGTCTGTTGATGCGCAAATGCCTGCTCGCCTGGGGCGTGCCGGAAAAGGTCAAGACCGACAACGGTTCGGATTTTACCGCACAGGCGACGGAGCGGCTTTTCGCGCTGCTCGGCATCGAGACGGAACTGTCGCCGCCTTATCAGCCACGTTCGAAAGGCATGGTCGAACGTGCCATCGGCACCTTCCAGCGCGATCTCGCCGGCCTGCCGGGTTTCGTCGGCCATTCGGTCGCCGATCGCAAGAAGCTGGAAGGCCGCAAGGCGTTCGCGCAGCGGCTCGGCGCCGATCCGTCCGAACTGTTCGGCGTCGACATGGACCTCGCCGACTTCCAGGCCTGGTGCGACGACTGGGCGGACACAATCTATGCCTCGACGCCGCATGAGGGGCTCGGCCGGCGCACCCCGTTCCAGGCCGCGGCGAGCTTTTCCGGACCGATCCGGCGCATCGACAATCTTGCGGCGCTCGACATCCTGTTGGCGCCGGTCGCTGGCAAGGACGGTTTGCGCACCGTCGCCAAGACCGGCATCCGCATCGACGGCGCGCATTATTTGTCGGGGTCGGTCATGCCCGGCCGCACGGTGTTCTGCCGCATGGACCCGGCCGATATGGGTCGCATCCTCCTGTTCGAACCGGACGGCACCAGCTTCCTCGGCGAGGCGGTCTGCCCGGAACTCGCCGGCCTCGACCCCGTCTCGACAATTGCCCGCGTCAAGGCGGCGCAAAAGGCGCATCTCGACGGCCGCATCAAGGACATCCGCCAGGAGATGCGCCGCATCGGGCCGCGCGCCGTGGCCGACGCCATGCGCCGCGCCGGCGAGAAACGGGCGGGCAATCTCGTCGCCTTCCCGCGGCCGACACAGGCACATGTCACGCCGGCGCTCGATGCCGCGGCGCGGGCGAGCGCGCGCAACGAACCCGCCGCGCTTTCCGAAGAGGCCGCTGACATCCATGCGCGGCTTCTGGCCGATGCCAGCCCGGCGGTCGTCGCCTTGCCGGAAACGCGCGAGCAGCGCTTTCGGCGTGCGCTCGACATCGAGGAGCGTGTCGGTCGCGGCGAGCCGGCGCGGCCACAGGATCTGGTGTGGCTCGGCGGTTACCGCCAGGGCTCCGAATACCGGGCCATGCGGCAGATGCTGGATGAATTCGGTCGCGCCGCGCTCAGTCTTTAG